A stretch of the Bdellovibrio sp. 22V genome encodes the following:
- a CDS encoding glycine--tRNA ligase produces the protein MKIKHCEDLNTLVSLSKRRGFVFQSSEIYGGLASCWDYGPLGSLMKLNVKRAWWNAMTRRADIVGIDAAILMHPMVWKASGHVDGFSDPLVDCKDCKTRFRADNTDSYINEKKCPNCGSKNLSEERNFNLMFKTHMGPLEDSASVIYLRPETAQGHFVNFQNCQQSSRYKIPFGIAAIGKSFRNEITPGNFIFRTREFEQMEMQYFVKPGTDEKYFAQWKEMRWNFYLKYGIKKENLRFKDHDKLAHYARAAVDVEYKFPMGFSELEGIHNRSDFDLTQHSKFSGKNLEYFDEANKEKYIPYVIETAVGCDRLFLAFLCDAYREEITTDDKGQEDTRVVLGLHPEIAPYKVAILPLSKKEELTSIADKLRDQLAEDFDCTYDETASIGKRYRRQDEIGTPFCVTVDFDTINDHAVTVRHRDSMVQERIPMAQLNSYVAAKLKSF, from the coding sequence ATGAAAATTAAACACTGCGAGGACCTAAATACCCTCGTTTCTCTCAGCAAACGTCGCGGCTTTGTATTTCAATCGAGTGAGATCTATGGTGGTCTCGCAAGTTGTTGGGACTATGGACCTTTGGGTTCCTTGATGAAACTCAATGTGAAAAGAGCGTGGTGGAATGCCATGACAAGAAGAGCTGACATCGTTGGTATTGATGCGGCGATCTTGATGCATCCGATGGTGTGGAAAGCTTCCGGTCACGTCGACGGCTTCAGCGATCCTTTGGTGGATTGCAAAGACTGTAAAACTCGTTTTCGCGCTGACAACACGGACTCTTACATCAATGAAAAGAAATGCCCGAACTGCGGCAGCAAAAATCTTTCGGAAGAAAGAAACTTCAACTTGATGTTCAAGACGCACATGGGACCTTTGGAAGATTCTGCAAGCGTGATTTACCTCCGCCCGGAAACAGCGCAAGGTCACTTCGTGAATTTCCAAAACTGCCAACAATCTTCACGTTACAAAATTCCGTTCGGTATCGCGGCGATCGGCAAGTCTTTCCGTAACGAAATCACTCCGGGCAACTTCATTTTCCGTACACGTGAATTTGAACAAATGGAGATGCAATATTTCGTGAAGCCGGGCACCGACGAAAAGTACTTCGCGCAATGGAAAGAAATGCGTTGGAACTTCTATCTGAAGTACGGCATCAAGAAAGAAAACTTGCGCTTTAAAGATCACGATAAGCTTGCACACTACGCGAGAGCGGCTGTGGACGTGGAATACAAGTTTCCAATGGGCTTCTCGGAGCTTGAAGGTATTCACAATCGTTCCGACTTCGATTTGACTCAGCACTCGAAATTTTCTGGCAAAAACTTGGAGTACTTCGACGAAGCGAACAAAGAAAAATACATTCCTTACGTGATTGAAACAGCCGTCGGCTGTGATCGCCTGTTCCTGGCGTTCTTATGTGATGCTTACCGTGAAGAAATCACGACGGATGACAAGGGTCAGGAAGATACACGCGTGGTTCTGGGGCTGCACCCGGAAATCGCTCCTTATAAAGTCGCTATCTTGCCACTTTCTAAGAAAGAGGAGCTGACATCGATTGCGGATAAATTACGCGATCAGTTAGCGGAAGACTTCGATTGCACTTATGATGAAACGGCTTCTATCGGTAAGCGTTATCGTCGTCAGGATGAGATCGGAACTCCATTCTGTGTGACGGTGGATTTCGATACGATCAATGACCACGCGGTGACAGTTCGTCACCGTGACAGCATGGTTCAAGAGCGTATTCCTATGGCACAGTTGAATTCTTACGTCGCTGCAAAACTCAAAAGTTTTTAG
- a CDS encoding photosynthetic reaction center cytochrome c subunit family protein — MQRASKTSALILFAIFLLLPKAHSESVTKFVTKEENIREQMITISRELGVTCTECHNVQNFRDSSKKSFKVGKEHMKLTQMLKENGFDGKKGPMSTCYMCHRGKLMPDYKEPANNKPH; from the coding sequence ATGCAGCGCGCTTCAAAAACCTCCGCCCTTATTCTCTTCGCGATTTTCCTTTTATTACCGAAAGCTCATTCAGAGTCGGTCACTAAGTTTGTGACCAAAGAAGAGAACATCCGCGAACAAATGATCACAATCTCTCGCGAACTCGGCGTGACTTGCACCGAATGCCATAATGTCCAAAACTTCCGTGACAGCTCCAAAAAGTCCTTCAAAGTAGGCAAAGAGCATATGAAGCTCACTCAAATGCTGAAAGAAAACGGCTTTGACGGCAAAAAAGGTCCTATGTCGACCTGTTACATGTGCCATCGGGGAAAACTTATGCCCGATTATAAGGAGCCTGCGAACAATAAGCCTCACTAG
- a CDS encoding efflux RND transporter permease subunit encodes MNLIDLSIRRPVFAWVLMFALIVFGAICMNRMGISQLPDVDFPVVSVSVTYEGAAPEVVEAELIDPIEERLLAIEGIKEMRSSARQGSGSVTLEFDINRNVDVVLQEVQTALGQMRMPPNVDPPTIRKQNPEEDPIIIITVFGEAPLREMLNWTENYLLDQIRFLPGVGEVSIGGFSQRNLRIWLDTKKLEALYLTVNDVVEALSQQHLESAAGQFTEGQRELRVRWLGEATNVDQVGGIQILRRGGQRIHDRQIYIRDVAIVEDGLSDIRRVARVDGKQAVSMIIRKQRGTNEVTVAKTVHDQFDKIKDRFPPGFNYRVNVDYTRSTEATVHLTIEKLWVAALITILVCFLFLGSIQAAVNILFSIPTSIVGTFIILYFSGFTLNLFTLLALTLSISIVVDDAIMLLENIVRHYRMGKGSAKAASDGSKEVLPAAIAATLAVVAVFLPVVFMDGVIGKFFFQFGVTMSAAVLISLLEAVTITPMRAAALLRNEPKISKLEHFLDVLFEKLSHQYQKVLHGTLRWKYLIVISSAIFFVVSLFLVTKVRQEFVPAQDQDIIIVNAQTPPGTSLEATSRKAEEVEEVLKKNDNILGFMVSVGGGGGGSNVNQVFMPVTLKPRAEREKNHTQIMNDLREQFRKIKGVRVTMRDISARNLASGRQNPLAINLRGPDLKILLQKSEELMDRLEKEKLAVDLDTDFRTGIPELVLTPNRKAMADRGVSVEDVGQVLAAGVGGLRQGRYTADGRRYDIRFKILEEQIRTPEDFKKLYVRNNFGNLIPMSQLVNIKEDAAIQGISRVNRQRAISVFGNLAPGQSQASVLDRASAIAKEILPVGYSFALEGASAGFTESFKSLYSALMVGILVAYLILAIQFNSFIHPISVLVALPFSVTGALIALWMFDISLNLFSFIGLIVLMGIAKKNSILLVEFTNQFRHRGEKDISKALLEACPVRLRPILMTSVATIAAALPLVVGGGIGSETRIPMGLSIIGGTIVSTLLTLFVVPALYLLLSPLESKKKAPEL; translated from the coding sequence ATGAATTTGATCGATCTTTCGATCCGCCGGCCCGTATTCGCATGGGTCCTCATGTTTGCCTTGATTGTTTTCGGTGCGATTTGCATGAACCGTATGGGCATCAGTCAACTCCCCGACGTCGACTTTCCCGTCGTCAGTGTGTCCGTAACTTATGAAGGCGCTGCCCCTGAAGTTGTTGAAGCCGAATTGATCGATCCGATTGAAGAACGCCTGCTTGCCATCGAAGGCATCAAAGAAATGCGTTCGTCAGCCCGACAAGGGTCGGGCTCAGTGACTCTCGAGTTCGACATCAACCGCAACGTCGACGTGGTTTTGCAAGAGGTCCAAACAGCCTTGGGGCAAATGCGCATGCCCCCGAATGTGGATCCCCCGACCATCCGCAAACAAAATCCCGAAGAAGATCCCATCATCATTATCACCGTTTTCGGTGAAGCTCCTTTGCGAGAAATGCTCAACTGGACTGAAAACTATCTGCTTGATCAGATCCGCTTTCTTCCCGGTGTCGGCGAAGTCAGCATCGGCGGATTCAGTCAGCGCAATCTGCGCATCTGGCTTGATACGAAAAAACTCGAAGCGCTTTATCTGACAGTGAACGACGTTGTCGAAGCTTTGAGTCAGCAACATTTGGAAAGCGCCGCAGGTCAATTCACTGAGGGCCAAAGAGAGTTGCGCGTACGCTGGCTTGGTGAAGCGACCAACGTCGATCAAGTCGGCGGCATTCAGATTCTTCGTCGTGGCGGCCAGCGCATTCACGACCGGCAAATTTATATCCGCGATGTTGCCATCGTTGAGGACGGCCTTTCCGACATCCGCCGGGTCGCGCGGGTTGACGGCAAACAAGCGGTGTCGATGATCATCCGTAAACAGCGGGGCACCAACGAAGTGACCGTTGCCAAGACCGTCCACGATCAGTTCGACAAAATCAAAGACCGCTTTCCGCCGGGATTTAACTATCGCGTGAATGTGGACTACACGCGTTCGACCGAAGCCACTGTTCATCTCACCATTGAAAAACTTTGGGTTGCGGCTTTGATCACGATCCTGGTGTGCTTCCTTTTCCTGGGAAGTATTCAAGCGGCAGTGAATATTCTTTTTTCGATCCCGACCTCTATCGTCGGTACGTTTATCATTCTTTATTTTTCCGGATTCACTTTAAATCTTTTCACCCTGTTGGCTTTGACTCTTTCGATTTCCATTGTGGTCGACGATGCGATTATGTTGCTTGAAAATATCGTGCGTCACTATCGCATGGGTAAGGGCTCCGCCAAAGCGGCTTCGGATGGATCTAAAGAAGTCCTGCCCGCGGCGATCGCGGCGACCTTAGCGGTTGTGGCCGTGTTTCTGCCCGTCGTTTTCATGGATGGTGTGATCGGAAAATTCTTCTTCCAGTTCGGCGTCACAATGAGTGCGGCGGTTTTGATCTCACTTCTTGAAGCGGTCACGATCACTCCGATGCGCGCGGCGGCTCTTTTGCGCAACGAACCGAAGATCTCAAAGCTTGAACATTTCTTGGATGTTTTGTTCGAGAAGCTTTCGCATCAGTATCAAAAAGTTTTGCATGGAACACTTCGCTGGAAATATCTGATCGTCATTTCTTCGGCGATTTTCTTTGTTGTCTCATTGTTCCTAGTCACCAAAGTCCGTCAAGAGTTCGTACCAGCGCAAGATCAAGACATCATCATCGTCAATGCGCAAACGCCCCCGGGAACTTCGTTAGAAGCCACGAGCCGCAAAGCCGAGGAAGTTGAAGAAGTCCTCAAGAAGAATGATAACATTCTGGGCTTCATGGTTTCCGTCGGCGGAGGCGGCGGCGGTTCCAACGTGAATCAAGTCTTTATGCCCGTCACCTTAAAACCACGTGCCGAGCGCGAGAAAAATCACACGCAAATCATGAATGACCTGCGCGAACAATTCCGCAAGATAAAAGGTGTTCGCGTGACCATGCGGGATATCTCTGCACGGAATCTTGCTTCGGGCCGACAAAATCCTTTGGCGATCAACTTGCGCGGTCCGGATTTGAAGATTCTTTTGCAAAAATCCGAAGAGCTGATGGACCGTTTAGAGAAAGAAAAATTGGCTGTCGACTTGGATACGGATTTCCGAACCGGTATTCCTGAATTGGTCTTAACGCCAAATCGCAAAGCCATGGCCGATCGCGGTGTTTCTGTTGAAGACGTGGGACAGGTTCTGGCTGCTGGTGTCGGCGGTTTGCGCCAAGGCCGCTACACAGCCGACGGTCGTCGTTACGACATCCGCTTTAAAATTCTTGAAGAGCAAATTCGCACGCCCGAAGATTTTAAAAAACTCTACGTGCGCAATAACTTCGGGAACTTGATTCCCATGTCGCAACTCGTGAACATCAAAGAAGATGCCGCGATTCAAGGGATCAGCCGCGTGAATCGCCAAAGAGCGATCTCGGTCTTTGGCAACTTGGCTCCGGGACAATCGCAGGCATCCGTATTGGATCGCGCCAGCGCCATTGCTAAAGAAATTCTTCCTGTAGGTTACTCTTTCGCTTTAGAAGGAGCTTCTGCAGGATTTACTGAATCATTTAAGAGCCTTTATTCCGCCTTGATGGTGGGGATCTTGGTCGCTTACTTGATTTTAGCTATTCAGTTCAACTCGTTCATCCACCCTATTTCCGTTTTGGTGGCATTGCCATTCAGCGTGACGGGAGCATTGATCGCGCTTTGGATGTTCGATATTTCCTTGAACCTGTTTAGCTTCATCGGTTTGATCGTGTTAATGGGGATCGCCAAAAAGAATTCGATCTTGCTTGTGGAATTTACGAACCAATTCCGTCATCGCGGAGAAAAAGACATCAGCAAAGCTTTGCTAGAAGCCTGCCCGGTTCGTCTGCGCCCGATTCTTATGACGTCGGTTGCAACGATCGCCGCAGCCCTGCCATTGGTTGTCGGCGGAGGCATCGGTTCTGAAACGCGCATCCCGATGGGTTTATCGATCATCGGCGGAACGATTGTCTCGACTTTGCTGACTCTGTTTGTGGTTCCCGCATTGTATTTGTTGTTGTCGCCGCTTGAAAGTAAGAAGAAAGCCCCAGAGCTTTAA
- a CDS encoding YbaN family protein, with the protein MLKATARTVYFVFGWIFLLLGVIGVFLPLLPTTPFLLLTAFCFARSSERWHQWLLRQRHLGPFILDWQRHGVIRTRAKIMATLLIAASVAGVFLNERISSLGKISVAVICGSVLVFLWSRPSSPS; encoded by the coding sequence ATGTTAAAAGCGACAGCAAGAACGGTTTATTTTGTATTCGGTTGGATTTTCCTGCTCTTGGGAGTGATTGGAGTTTTCCTGCCTCTTTTACCAACGACACCGTTTTTGCTTCTGACCGCTTTTTGTTTCGCGCGCAGCTCAGAGCGCTGGCATCAGTGGCTGCTGCGCCAACGCCATTTAGGTCCGTTCATTCTGGACTGGCAACGCCACGGCGTCATCCGCACCCGCGCAAAAATAATGGCGACGCTTCTTATCGCGGCCTCGGTCGCTGGAGTTTTCCTGAATGAACGAATCTCCTCCCTAGGAAAAATCTCCGTCGCCGTCATCTGCGGCAGCGTCCTTGTGTTTTTGTGGTCGCGCCCCTCTTCCCCGTCTTGA
- a CDS encoding HNH endonuclease — protein sequence MDLSKISNVELVNRLEKLARTERKITHLILWHINEVESRRLFAELGFDSMFKYLTKHLGYGEDSAYRRLQAARLLKQVPAVAEKLEEGSLNLTQLTQVQKCIKQEIKIGNRVEAAKTEQILEDIQNKSSFETLKYLAQEFDQPIQTHEIRKPQQDNSVRLEITFSEDQMEILEKAKSLLSHVLPEGNWADLFTHLAKKHIQKELGKSNPNQKSPKMLSSGAQEARQKGPPRMEDGRAIVTAEQSDKSAQTTNKTALTRNPASPQKRKYIQLKMKRELLINAHHCCEYIEPKTGKKCDGKYQLQIDHKVPLAKGGSNSRENLRVLCRTHNLLAAKQWGLSRY from the coding sequence ATGGATCTTTCAAAAATTTCTAATGTCGAATTAGTAAATCGTTTAGAAAAGCTGGCTCGCACAGAAAGAAAAATCACGCATTTGATTTTGTGGCACATAAATGAAGTCGAATCGCGCAGACTGTTTGCTGAGTTGGGATTTGATTCTATGTTTAAATATTTAACTAAGCATCTCGGTTACGGCGAAGACAGCGCCTATCGAAGACTTCAAGCTGCGAGACTTTTAAAACAAGTTCCGGCAGTCGCAGAAAAACTCGAAGAAGGTTCTTTGAATCTCACGCAGCTGACTCAAGTTCAAAAATGCATAAAACAAGAAATTAAAATAGGAAATCGAGTTGAAGCAGCAAAGACAGAGCAAATTCTGGAAGACATCCAAAACAAGTCGAGTTTTGAAACTTTAAAATACTTGGCGCAAGAATTTGATCAACCTATCCAAACTCACGAGATCAGAAAGCCACAACAAGACAACAGCGTAAGACTCGAAATTACGTTCAGCGAAGATCAAATGGAAATACTGGAGAAAGCAAAAAGCCTTTTATCCCACGTCCTCCCAGAAGGAAACTGGGCCGACTTGTTCACTCATCTTGCAAAGAAACACATCCAAAAGGAATTGGGAAAATCCAACCCAAATCAAAAATCTCCGAAAATGCTTTCCTCTGGCGCGCAGGAAGCGCGACAGAAAGGCCCTCCACGGATGGAGGACGGCCGCGCCATTGTCACAGCTGAACAAAGCGACAAATCAGCTCAAACCACGAACAAAACCGCGCTAACAAGAAACCCAGCGTCACCACAGAAGCGCAAGTATATCCAGCTCAAGATGAAAAGAGAGCTCCTAATAAATGCACATCACTGCTGCGAATATATAGAACCTAAAACCGGAAAGAAGTGCGATGGAAAATATCAACTTCAGATTGACCATAAAGTTCCACTGGCAAAAGGCGGAAGCAACTCTAGAGAAAATCTCAGAGTCTTATGCCGAACACATAATTTGCTCGCAGCCAAACAGTGGGGATTATCGAGATATTGA
- a CDS encoding Mrp/NBP35 family ATP-binding protein: protein MAAPNPFDKQTAIPGVKHIIAVSSGKGGVGKSTVATNLAMALGRKAKVGLLDADIYGPSIPRMLGTLGQKPQINPETNQLEPIVRYGIKLMSIGFLVEEGAAVVWRGPMLFKAMDQFLRDVNWGELDYLLVDLPPGTGDIQLTLSQKVPVAGAVVVSTPQNVALLDVKKAVDMFQRVNVPLLGMIENMAYMINPVNGEKMQLFPKGEMDSYAASKGIAKLGEVPFNPSVGLACEAGIPIVEANTNGAEAQAFMQIADRIRTILP, encoded by the coding sequence ATGGCAGCACCAAATCCGTTCGATAAGCAAACTGCGATTCCCGGAGTGAAACACATTATTGCCGTCAGTTCCGGTAAAGGGGGCGTCGGTAAAAGTACGGTGGCTACGAATCTTGCCATGGCGTTAGGTCGTAAAGCCAAAGTGGGTCTTTTGGATGCCGACATTTATGGCCCTTCCATTCCGCGTATGTTGGGAACACTTGGGCAGAAGCCTCAGATCAATCCTGAGACAAACCAACTGGAACCAATCGTTCGTTACGGTATTAAACTGATGAGCATCGGTTTCTTGGTCGAAGAGGGGGCCGCTGTCGTTTGGCGTGGACCTATGCTCTTTAAAGCGATGGATCAATTCCTTCGCGATGTGAACTGGGGCGAGTTGGATTACCTTCTTGTCGATCTTCCTCCAGGCACGGGCGACATTCAATTGACGTTGTCACAAAAAGTTCCCGTTGCAGGGGCCGTGGTTGTTTCCACTCCGCAAAACGTAGCTTTGCTTGACGTGAAAAAAGCCGTCGATATGTTCCAACGCGTGAATGTGCCTTTGCTCGGTATGATCGAAAATATGGCTTACATGATAAACCCGGTAAACGGTGAAAAAATGCAGCTCTTCCCTAAGGGAGAGATGGATTCTTACGCCGCTTCGAAAGGCATTGCGAAGCTCGGTGAAGTTCCGTTCAATCCATCCGTGGGTCTTGCTTGCGAAGCAGGCATTCCAATCGTTGAGGCGAACACTAACGGCGCTGAAGCACAAGCCTTCATGCAAATCGCCGATCGCATTCGCACTATTCTTCCGTAG
- a CDS encoding LysM peptidoglycan-binding domain-containing protein → MRRLLTLSLVLAFLAGCAHKNVSTETEGSVGANGEAEIKDIGSFRLSDPEGPKVVDQELESIPTEVNPLVEKWIAYFQGRGRPHMERYLARSTRYEKLMKKVLRDNGLPEDLFYIALIESGFSSRATSHAAAVGYWQFIRGTGKRYGLDINAFVDERRDPVFATQAAAEYFKGLYSVFGSWYLAMASYNVGENRVKREVMNHYTRDFWELARKKRLPKETINYVPKFIAAKMIGKDPAKYGFDDIDYLPPIEFDHITVNKPVNLRAMADKLNLNYEDFKALNPKFKGEVAVLKGSELVLRIPPGTSETALVAANEAFVDNVRFIADTGDTQTYRIRRGDTLSTVARRYRTTVAYLRDLNDLPRRKALRVGMRIQVPDRTPLKDRVSTKKTLVAKNSSSEKQTVTVSSDGRYYIVQSGDSLFTIARKYSTSVSQLQRMNNIKRGRTLKVGMKLLVPTPDSSSAREIAKAKVHVVRRGENLSAIAAKYNVSMSDIKQKNRIRNPASLVVGARLVIPAESAQ, encoded by the coding sequence ATGAGGAGACTTTTAACATTGAGCTTGGTCCTGGCCTTTTTGGCAGGGTGTGCTCATAAGAACGTGAGCACGGAAACCGAAGGTTCAGTAGGAGCCAATGGTGAAGCGGAAATCAAAGATATCGGTTCGTTCCGCTTATCAGATCCAGAAGGACCCAAGGTGGTCGACCAAGAGTTGGAGTCCATCCCTACGGAAGTGAATCCTCTTGTTGAAAAATGGATTGCTTATTTCCAAGGACGAGGCCGTCCTCACATGGAAAGATATTTAGCACGTTCCACGCGTTACGAAAAACTGATGAAAAAAGTTTTGCGCGACAATGGTTTGCCTGAAGATCTTTTCTATATCGCATTGATCGAATCTGGTTTCAGTTCAAGAGCGACGTCGCATGCCGCGGCTGTGGGTTACTGGCAATTTATCCGTGGTACGGGTAAACGGTATGGTTTGGATATCAACGCGTTCGTGGATGAAAGACGTGACCCTGTTTTCGCAACTCAAGCGGCGGCGGAATACTTCAAAGGTCTTTACAGCGTTTTCGGTTCTTGGTACTTGGCGATGGCTTCTTACAACGTGGGTGAAAACCGCGTGAAGCGTGAAGTGATGAATCACTACACCCGTGATTTCTGGGAGCTCGCTCGTAAGAAGAGACTTCCTAAAGAAACAATCAATTACGTTCCTAAGTTCATCGCAGCAAAAATGATCGGTAAAGATCCAGCGAAGTACGGTTTTGACGATATCGATTATCTTCCACCGATCGAATTCGATCACATCACTGTGAACAAGCCTGTCAATCTTCGTGCAATGGCTGACAAGTTGAACTTGAACTACGAAGACTTCAAAGCTTTGAATCCAAAGTTCAAAGGGGAAGTCGCCGTTCTTAAAGGCAGCGAACTGGTTTTGCGTATTCCTCCGGGAACAAGTGAAACAGCTCTTGTGGCAGCCAATGAAGCTTTCGTTGATAACGTAAGATTCATTGCCGATACAGGCGACACACAAACATATCGTATCCGTCGTGGCGACACATTGAGCACAGTGGCTCGTCGTTACCGTACGACTGTGGCATATCTGCGTGATTTGAACGATCTTCCTCGCCGTAAAGCTTTGCGCGTGGGGATGAGAATCCAAGTTCCAGATCGTACGCCTTTGAAAGACCGTGTATCGACAAAGAAAACATTGGTCGCAAAGAATTCTTCCTCTGAAAAACAAACTGTGACAGTAAGTTCCGATGGACGTTATTACATCGTTCAATCCGGCGACTCTTTGTTCACGATTGCAAGAAAATACTCTACAAGCGTTTCTCAGCTTCAACGTATGAACAACATCAAACGAGGTCGTACTTTGAAAGTGGGCATGAAGCTTTTGGTGCCAACGCCAGACAGTTCTTCGGCGCGTGAAATTGCGAAAGCCAAAGTTCACGTGGTTCGCAGAGGTGAAAACCTGTCTGCCATCGCGGCGAAGTATAATGTTTCGATGAGCGATATTAAACAAAAGAATCGCATCAGAAACCCGGCCTCTTTGGTCGTCGGCGCACGCCTCGTTATTCCTGCAGAATCAGCCCAATAA
- a CDS encoding transglycosylase SLT domain-containing protein — protein sequence MKKTALTVSLLCATSVSAQVHKVDVKKELPKTGVVDLYHTANGKKKVPLTSLSQLKDYEIHLKWNECVSLAPQVFANQKPLRGWVALTWFHCLEQAQLKKKDASAEAKLLATMAKNQELLFEGPWSTSLHEAWLSVQLAHLEEQVLKKNTKVAEELETLLNGKHVLSKEQKSKIYQLLGDISLQKVNYAEAQFLYEEAQDQRNSAYLQDKLDFLAKTRGETESVKQPASTLTEMGEEIKIEERLRQSLKQGDDVSALKDTMEILNKYPGSRSAKRLKDKPLEIYNALSEKLAKVKALNEMEEADPSRLLDWAQSLHRRGDFAGALSLAQKATNKNSQSPQTTNALWIAGRSAHFLGQYDRALDIYNNLVTYHNGSDEAAEALFRSALIYYRKKDFSTASAMLERLLQQNRDRYDLNSQYWLVRSLQESNPERAKQAAAALIEKYPFSYYGLRLSAEAAGGKLTWPEIKDKAPKLQNDIYLVGAQKKSWQRFKSLSTAGWVSEAQAELSGLPFIKDATVKVSLAEALALRQQYMMAIRLINEAMEAEPRLRREQFIKIGYPEIFTSLYQAEAERYGIDVVLLRSLTRQESAFNLRAVSTSNALGLMQMIPPTAQEVAKKLGMKVEIPDDMFRPEINIPMGSFYVSQMLDQFQGNVPFALAAYNAGPYRLKTWLEGRAEVSELVGQASGSPRDELWFDELPWTETSFYVKAILRNVLLYRLAEEGTISLKPVLWVDLLNKKAK from the coding sequence ATGAAGAAAACGGCTTTAACGGTTTCACTTCTGTGTGCAACGTCCGTGTCGGCGCAAGTTCACAAGGTCGACGTGAAAAAGGAACTTCCAAAAACGGGAGTTGTGGATCTTTACCACACAGCGAACGGTAAAAAGAAAGTTCCGCTGACATCTCTTTCTCAACTCAAAGATTATGAAATCCATCTTAAATGGAATGAATGTGTTTCTTTGGCGCCGCAGGTTTTTGCGAACCAAAAACCTCTTCGCGGGTGGGTGGCTTTGACGTGGTTTCATTGTTTGGAGCAAGCGCAGCTTAAGAAAAAGGATGCCAGTGCGGAAGCAAAACTTCTTGCGACAATGGCAAAAAACCAAGAGCTTCTTTTCGAAGGTCCCTGGTCGACGTCATTGCACGAAGCTTGGCTGAGTGTGCAGCTGGCGCATCTTGAAGAGCAAGTTCTTAAGAAGAACACCAAAGTCGCGGAAGAATTGGAGACGCTTCTTAACGGAAAACATGTGCTTTCAAAAGAACAAAAATCCAAGATCTATCAGTTGTTGGGTGACATCTCTTTGCAAAAAGTGAATTACGCTGAAGCTCAGTTTCTTTACGAAGAAGCGCAAGATCAGCGAAACTCCGCTTACTTACAGGACAAGTTGGACTTTCTTGCAAAAACTCGCGGGGAAACAGAGAGCGTAAAACAACCGGCGTCCACCCTGACAGAAATGGGCGAGGAAATTAAGATCGAAGAGCGTCTTCGTCAGTCTTTAAAACAAGGTGATGATGTATCGGCGCTTAAAGACACCATGGAGATTTTAAACAAATATCCAGGCAGCCGCTCGGCGAAGCGTTTAAAGGACAAGCCTTTAGAAATTTATAATGCCCTCAGTGAAAAGCTTGCGAAAGTAAAAGCTTTAAATGAGATGGAAGAGGCCGATCCATCGCGTTTGTTGGACTGGGCGCAAAGTCTGCACCGTCGTGGTGATTTCGCCGGAGCACTTTCGCTTGCACAAAAAGCGACGAATAAAAACTCTCAATCACCGCAGACGACGAACGCGTTGTGGATCGCGGGACGCTCGGCGCATTTCTTAGGACAGTATGATCGTGCGCTGGATATTTATAACAATCTTGTGACTTATCACAATGGTTCGGATGAAGCAGCGGAGGCGTTGTTTCGCTCGGCTTTGATTTATTATCGCAAAAAAGATTTTTCGACGGCATCGGCAATGCTTGAAAGACTTTTGCAGCAGAATCGCGACCGCTACGATTTGAATTCACAGTATTGGCTGGTGCGCTCTCTGCAGGAATCAAATCCAGAGCGCGCAAAGCAGGCCGCAGCGGCGCTGATTGAAAAATATCCGTTTTCTTATTACGGTTTGCGTTTAAGCGCCGAGGCTGCGGGTGGAAAACTCACATGGCCGGAAATCAAAGACAAAGCTCCGAAATTGCAAAACGATATTTATCTTGTAGGCGCACAGAAGAAATCCTGGCAGCGATTCAAATCCTTGTCGACGGCGGGTTGGGTGAGCGAAGCCCAAGCGGAACTCAGCGGACTTCCGTTCATCAAAGATGCGACGGTGAAAGTGTCTTTGGCTGAGGCGTTGGCGCTTCGTCAGCAATACATGATGGCGATTCGTCTTATCAATGAAGCCATGGAAGCCGAGCCTCGCTTGCGTCGCGAGCAGTTTATTAAAATCGGTTATCCAGAAATTTTCACTTCGTTGTATCAGGCTGAAGCAGAACGCTACGGCATTGATGTGGTGCTGTTGCGCAGTTTGACTCGTCAAGAAAGTGCTTTTAACTTGCGAGCTGTTTCGACTTCGAATGCTCTGGGCCTGATGCAGATGATTCCGCCGACAGCCCAAGAAGTTGCAAAAAAGTTAGGCATGAAAGTGGAAATTCCAGACGATATGTTCCGTCCGGAAATAAATATCCCGATGGGCTCGTTCTATGTTTCCCAGATGTTGGACCAGTTCCAGGGTAACGTGCCTTTCGCTTTGGCGGCATATAATGCGGGGCCCTACAGATTGAAGACGTGGCTCGAAGGAAGAGCTGAGGTGAGCGAACTTGTTGGGCAGGCGAGTGGTTCTCCTCGAGATGAGCTGTGGTTTGATGAGCTTCCTTGGACGGAAACGAGCTTCTATGTGAAGGCGATCCTTCGTAATGTTTTGCTCTATAGACTAGCTGAGGAAGGAACGATCTCTTTGAAACCTGTCCTATGGGTGGATTTGCTGAATAAAAAGGCAAAATAA